A section of the Sphingomonas ginsenosidivorax genome encodes:
- the spt gene encoding serine palmitoyltransferase, translating to MTEAATTAHALPIDPPTIAPERDLMSKFDPLIAERDALLATGVRDPFAIVMDRVTGPTQAVIRGKETILLGTYNYMGMTFDPDVIQAGKDALEAFGSGTNGSRMLNGTFHDHIDVEQALREFYDASGAIVFSTGYMANLGIISTLAGKGEYVILDADSHASIYDGCKQGNAEIVRFRHNDVNDLDKRLGRLPAAAGKLVVLEGVYSMLGDIAPLKEMVAVAKKHGCMVLVDEAHSMGFFGPNGRGVYEEMGLTDDVDFVVGTFSKSVGTVGGFVVSNHPKFEMVRFACRPYIFTASLPPSVVATAATSIRKLMTAHDKRAQLWKNARAVHAGLKAMGFKLGTETSDSAIIAIILTDQTQAVAIWQSLLEGGLYVNMARPPATPAGTFLLRCSLCAEHTDEQVATILGMFEAAGRAVGVIA from the coding sequence ATGACCGAAGCCGCCACCACCGCCCACGCGCTCCCGATCGATCCGCCGACGATCGCGCCCGAACGCGACCTGATGTCGAAGTTCGATCCCCTGATCGCCGAGCGCGACGCGCTGCTCGCCACCGGCGTGCGCGATCCGTTCGCGATCGTGATGGACCGCGTGACGGGCCCGACCCAGGCGGTGATCCGCGGCAAGGAGACCATCCTGCTCGGCACCTACAACTATATGGGCATGACGTTCGACCCCGACGTCATCCAGGCGGGCAAGGACGCGCTCGAGGCGTTCGGGTCGGGCACCAACGGCAGCCGGATGCTCAACGGCACGTTCCACGACCATATCGACGTCGAGCAGGCGCTCCGCGAATTCTACGACGCCAGCGGCGCGATCGTGTTCTCGACCGGCTACATGGCCAATCTGGGCATCATCTCGACGCTCGCCGGCAAGGGCGAATACGTCATCCTCGACGCCGACAGCCATGCGTCGATCTATGACGGCTGCAAGCAGGGCAATGCCGAGATCGTCCGGTTCCGCCACAACGACGTCAACGATCTCGACAAGCGCCTCGGCCGCCTGCCCGCAGCGGCCGGCAAGCTCGTGGTACTCGAGGGCGTCTATTCGATGCTCGGCGACATCGCGCCGCTGAAGGAGATGGTCGCGGTCGCCAAGAAGCATGGCTGCATGGTGCTGGTCGACGAAGCGCATTCGATGGGCTTCTTCGGCCCCAACGGCCGCGGCGTGTACGAGGAGATGGGGCTGACCGACGATGTCGACTTCGTCGTCGGCACCTTCTCGAAGTCGGTCGGCACGGTCGGCGGGTTCGTGGTGTCGAACCACCCGAAGTTCGAGATGGTCCGCTTCGCCTGCCGCCCGTACATCTTCACCGCGTCGCTGCCGCCGTCGGTGGTCGCGACCGCCGCGACCTCGATCCGCAAGCTGATGACCGCGCACGACAAGCGCGCGCAGCTCTGGAAGAACGCGCGCGCGGTGCATGCCGGGCTCAAGGCGATGGGCTTCAAGCTCGGCACCGAGACGTCGGACTCCGCGATCATCGCGATCATCCTGACCGACCAGACCCAGGCGGTGGCGATCTGGCAGTCGCTGCTCGAAGGCGGTCTGTACGTGAACATGGCGCGCCCGCCCGCGACCCCCGCCGGCACGTTCCTGCTGCGCTGTTCGCTATGCGCCGAGCATACCGACGAACAGGTCGCGACGATCCTCGGCATGTTTGAGGCGGCGGGTCGTGCGGTCGGCGTCATCGCCTGA
- the obgE gene encoding GTPase ObgE: MHFLDQAKIYVRSGEGGPGAVSFRREKFIEYGGPDGGNGGKGGDIIFEAIAGLNTLIDFRYTQHFRAQRGHGGSGSNRTGGGGDDLIIRVPVGTQVLSEDKEEVLLDFTKAGQREVFFRGGDGGRGNASYKTSTNRTPRQHGTGWPFEEAWVWLRLKLLADAGLVGLPNAGKSTFINQVSNAQAKVGEYAFTTTRPQLGVVRHKQREFVIADIPGLIAGAAEGAGIGDRFLGHIERCRVLLHLVDANDKDVAESYRIVRDELENYGAGLTDKKVVIALNKIDMLDAELIAALSAELAEASGAPVMALSGASGAGVEAVLDTLIEAIGPAADASPDTDAGEEELQWSPV; encoded by the coding sequence ATGCATTTTCTAGACCAGGCCAAGATCTACGTACGTTCGGGCGAGGGCGGCCCCGGCGCCGTCAGCTTCCGGCGCGAGAAGTTCATCGAATATGGCGGCCCCGACGGCGGCAATGGCGGCAAGGGCGGCGACATCATCTTCGAAGCCATCGCCGGCCTCAACACGCTGATCGACTTTCGCTACACCCAGCATTTCCGCGCGCAGCGCGGGCATGGCGGGTCGGGCTCGAACCGCACCGGCGGCGGCGGCGACGACCTGATCATCCGCGTCCCCGTCGGCACGCAGGTGCTGTCCGAGGACAAGGAAGAGGTGCTGCTCGACTTCACCAAGGCGGGGCAGCGCGAAGTGTTCTTCCGCGGCGGCGACGGCGGCCGCGGCAATGCGAGCTACAAGACCTCGACCAACCGCACGCCGCGCCAGCACGGCACCGGCTGGCCGTTCGAAGAGGCCTGGGTCTGGCTGCGGCTGAAGCTGCTCGCCGATGCGGGTCTGGTGGGCCTCCCCAATGCGGGCAAGTCGACTTTCATCAACCAGGTGTCGAACGCGCAGGCCAAGGTCGGCGAATATGCCTTCACCACCACGCGCCCGCAGCTGGGCGTGGTGCGCCACAAGCAGCGCGAATTCGTAATCGCGGACATTCCCGGGCTGATCGCGGGCGCGGCCGAGGGCGCCGGGATCGGCGACCGGTTCCTCGGGCATATCGAACGCTGCCGCGTGCTGCTGCACCTGGTCGACGCGAACGACAAGGACGTCGCCGAATCGTACCGCATCGTCCGCGACGAGCTCGAGAACTACGGCGCCGGGCTGACCGACAAGAAGGTCGTGATCGCGCTCAACAAGATCGACATGCTCGATGCCGAACTGATCGCCGCGCTGTCCGCCGAACTGGCGGAAGCGAGCGGCGCGCCGGTCATGGCGCTGTCGGGTGCGAGCGGTGCGGGGGTCGAGGCTGTGCTCGACACGCTGATCGAGGCGATCGGGCCGGCCGCGGACGCGTCGCCCGATACCGATGCGGGCGAAGAAGAACTCCAGTGGTCGCCGGTGTGA
- the proB gene encoding glutamate 5-kinase, whose protein sequence is MVIFAPANCARLIVKVGSALLVDPDGAVRRAWLASLVADIAARITAGQQVAIVSSGAIALGARRLGLAKGGRASLEDAQAAAATGQIALSQVWAELLGAEQLNAAQILVTLDDLEDRRRYLNAAATLNRLLGLGVVPVINENDSVATEEIRFGDNDRLAARVAQAAGAQGVLLLSDVDGLYDANPSRNPDARHIPQVARIDDGIAAMADGGSGSGMGSGGMASKIAAARIATGAGIPLAIASGRIDHPLSTPARHTLFAAERTATARKAWLAGGLTAKGAIHVDAGAATALAKGGSLLAAGATRIDGGFARGDLVTIEGPAGTIARGLAEYDAADVGRLLGRRSDEHADLLGYAPRSALVHRNHLALL, encoded by the coding sequence TTGGTGATCTTCGCCCCAGCCAATTGCGCCCGCCTGATCGTCAAGGTCGGGTCCGCGCTGCTGGTCGATCCCGATGGCGCGGTGCGGCGGGCGTGGCTCGCTAGCCTGGTTGCCGATATCGCCGCGCGGATTACCGCGGGACAGCAGGTCGCGATCGTGTCGTCCGGCGCGATCGCGCTCGGCGCGCGCCGGCTGGGGCTCGCCAAGGGCGGGCGGGCGAGCCTCGAGGATGCGCAGGCTGCCGCGGCGACCGGGCAGATCGCGCTGTCGCAGGTCTGGGCCGAACTGCTCGGTGCCGAGCAGCTCAACGCCGCGCAGATCCTCGTCACGCTCGACGATCTGGAGGATCGGCGCCGCTATCTGAACGCCGCCGCGACGCTCAACCGGTTGCTGGGGCTCGGTGTGGTGCCGGTGATCAACGAGAATGACAGCGTCGCGACCGAGGAAATCCGGTTCGGCGACAATGACCGCCTCGCCGCGCGCGTCGCACAGGCGGCGGGCGCACAGGGCGTCCTGCTGCTGTCCGACGTCGACGGGCTCTACGACGCGAACCCGAGCCGCAATCCCGACGCCCGGCACATCCCGCAAGTCGCGCGAATCGACGACGGCATCGCGGCGATGGCGGACGGCGGATCGGGATCGGGGATGGGATCGGGCGGGATGGCGTCGAAGATCGCCGCGGCGCGGATCGCGACCGGCGCCGGCATCCCGCTCGCGATCGCATCGGGACGGATCGACCATCCGCTGTCGACCCCTGCCCGCCACACGCTGTTCGCCGCCGAGCGCACCGCGACCGCGCGGAAAGCCTGGCTCGCGGGTGGGCTGACCGCCAAGGGCGCGATCCATGTCGATGCGGGCGCGGCGACCGCGCTCGCGAAGGGCGGCAGCCTGCTCGCCGCGGGCGCGACGCGGATCGACGGCGGGTTCGCGCGTGGCGACCTGGTGACGATCGAGGGGCCTGCGGGCACGATCGCACGCGGGCTCGCCGAATATGATGCCGCCGATGTCGGCCGGCTGCTCGGGCGACGCAGCGACGAGCATGCCGACCTGCTCGGCTATGCGCCGCGCAGCGCGCTCGTGCATCGCAACCATCTGGCATTGCTGTGA
- a CDS encoding acyl carrier protein — MSDRQAIYDTVVAQIEPFNKKGVALSDATTFQGDLEWDSLTVMDFVAAIEDEFDIIITMNMQAEIETVGQLVDAVAKLKAA, encoded by the coding sequence ATGAGCGACCGCCAAGCCATTTACGACACCGTCGTCGCGCAGATCGAACCGTTCAACAAGAAGGGTGTTGCGCTCAGCGATGCGACGACCTTTCAGGGCGATCTCGAATGGGACAGCCTGACCGTGATGGATTTCGTCGCCGCGATCGAGGACGAATTCGACATCATCATCACGATGAACATGCAGGCCGAAATCGAGACCGTCGGGCAGTTGGTCGACGCGGTCGCCAAGCTGAAGGCCGCCTGA
- a CDS encoding ATP-binding protein, translating to MLVVMGLLGAAVLVALILTLGSANRQRDRALTLQAHSYDVMILARSLAGTIARSEASLGRYVISGDKQLGRLYFDEWVLAGTQIDRLERLTYDNPVQRPEIARLRDAYASRGRELSMTALSTNYGKNKQAYARFYHAGTAPTLAVISTTLDRLIARERTILDERSTAAIGSVERSSRIAGTLAVFGVLIVVGAIVLGWFTIRAVGERADAQADADLERERAAELTSAVERATTELRVQEAKVRQIQKMDAVGQLTGGIAHDFNNMLAVVLGGLELAKRCVTVDVAAAQRHIDSASEGANRAAALTRRLLAFSREDSLKSESIPVAALVAGMSDLLDRTLGDSVTVVTQDTSAAACVRGDRLQLENAVLNLAVNARDAMDGRGELTIATGAVTLGEGEVGHCAAGDYVSIAVGDTGSGMAPEIAERVFEPFFTTKEVGKGTGLGLSQIFALVRQADGEIRIDTAPGQGTTVTLYIPREACAVDAPAATVERVADTVVAPATLTILVVEDDPRVLAATTGALEELGHVTIHCNDPLAAPALLDAHDGIDLILSDVLMPRQTGPEMIAALAPRYRDIAVLFVTGFAGDANAREFGGHEVLRKPFTLTGLERAVAAAVAADRPATLRPIAAE from the coding sequence ATGCTCGTCGTGATGGGACTGCTCGGCGCGGCGGTGCTCGTCGCCCTGATCCTGACGCTCGGCAGTGCCAATCGCCAGCGCGACCGCGCGCTGACGCTGCAGGCGCACAGTTACGACGTGATGATCCTGGCGCGCAGCCTGGCGGGGACGATCGCCCGGTCGGAAGCGTCGCTCGGCCGCTACGTCATCAGCGGCGACAAGCAGCTGGGGCGGCTGTATTTCGACGAATGGGTGCTGGCGGGCACGCAGATCGACCGGCTGGAGCGGCTGACCTACGACAATCCGGTCCAGCGGCCCGAGATCGCTCGGTTGCGCGACGCCTATGCGTCGCGCGGGCGCGAATTGTCGATGACCGCGCTCAGCACCAATTACGGCAAGAACAAGCAGGCCTATGCCCGCTTCTACCACGCCGGCACCGCGCCGACGCTCGCCGTGATCAGTACCACGCTGGACCGCCTGATCGCGCGCGAGCGGACCATCCTCGACGAGCGATCGACCGCGGCGATCGGATCGGTCGAGCGGTCGAGCCGGATCGCGGGTACGCTCGCCGTGTTCGGCGTGCTGATCGTGGTCGGCGCGATCGTGCTCGGCTGGTTCACGATCCGCGCGGTCGGCGAACGCGCCGATGCGCAGGCCGATGCCGACCTGGAACGCGAGCGCGCCGCCGAACTGACCTCTGCGGTCGAACGCGCCACCACCGAGCTGCGCGTCCAGGAAGCCAAGGTCCGACAGATCCAGAAGATGGATGCGGTCGGGCAGCTGACCGGTGGCATCGCGCATGATTTCAACAACATGCTGGCGGTCGTTCTCGGCGGCCTCGAACTCGCGAAACGCTGCGTCACGGTCGATGTCGCAGCGGCCCAGCGCCATATCGACAGCGCGAGCGAAGGCGCCAACCGCGCCGCCGCACTGACCCGCCGACTGCTCGCGTTCAGCCGCGAGGATTCGCTCAAGTCCGAATCGATTCCCGTCGCGGCGCTGGTGGCCGGCATGTCCGACCTGCTCGACCGCACGCTGGGCGACTCGGTGACCGTCGTGACGCAGGACACCTCCGCTGCCGCCTGCGTCCGCGGCGACCGGCTGCAGCTCGAGAATGCGGTGCTCAACCTGGCGGTCAACGCGCGCGACGCGATGGACGGCCGCGGCGAACTGACCATCGCGACCGGGGCGGTGACGCTGGGCGAAGGCGAGGTCGGGCACTGCGCCGCGGGCGACTATGTCTCGATCGCGGTCGGCGATACCGGATCGGGCATGGCGCCCGAGATCGCCGAGCGCGTGTTCGAACCGTTCTTCACGACCAAGGAGGTCGGCAAGGGCACTGGCCTGGGGCTCAGCCAGATCTTCGCGCTGGTGCGCCAGGCCGATGGCGAGATCAGGATCGACACCGCCCCCGGGCAGGGCACGACGGTCACGCTGTACATCCCGCGCGAGGCCTGTGCCGTCGACGCGCCTGCCGCGACCGTCGAACGCGTGGCCGATACGGTCGTCGCGCCCGCCACGCTGACCATCCTGGTGGTCGAGGACGATCCGCGCGTGCTCGCCGCGACGACCGGCGCGCTGGAGGAACTCGGCCACGTCACGATCCACTGCAACGATCCGCTGGCGGCGCCGGCGCTGCTCGATGCGCATGACGGCATCGACCTGATCCTTTCCGACGTGCTGATGCCGCGCCAGACCGGCCCCGAGATGATCGCGGCGCTCGCCCCCCGCTACCGCGACATCGCGGTGCTGTTCGTCACCGGATTTGCCGGCGATGCGAACGCGCGCGAATTCGGCGGGCACGAGGTGTTGCGCAAGCCGTTCACGCTGACCGGGCTGGAACGCGCGGTCGCGGCCGCGGTCGCCGCCGACCGACCCGCGACGCTACGGCCGATCGCCGCCGAATAG
- the lptF gene encoding LPS export ABC transporter permease LptF, producing MARLIAVPLFATLLIAVMLFVLDRMLGLFNFVATQGGPISVVWRMLANLLPEYLGLGIPIGLLLGILLAFRRLATSSELDVLRGVGMSYSRLLRVPYMYTIALALTNLAIVGYVQPIARYYYEGLRFELRTGALGASIKVGEFTNLGDRMTMRIEQSKDKGRELSGIFVHAQSQNGDWVGVTADRGKFLATDDPNVIIFRLANGTLIHNRPEFKAPRVLTFSSHDLPINLPKFGNFRVRGGRNLEYTLPELARQGKSAASLEARDSSRSEFHFRLAEVATMFLLPMLALALGVPPKRSSSAFGVFLAIVMIVTYHKVNQYAADIGELGRIDPIIALWVPFTIFAGLILWMYYTIAYVPGGQPIGALERVFSKAAKAITSRLPGRRRDVGRDLAPGVPA from the coding sequence ATGGCCAGGCTCATCGCGGTGCCGCTGTTCGCGACGCTGCTGATCGCCGTCATGCTGTTCGTGCTCGACCGGATGCTGGGGCTGTTCAACTTCGTCGCGACGCAGGGCGGGCCGATCAGCGTGGTGTGGCGGATGCTCGCCAACCTGCTCCCCGAATATCTGGGCCTGGGCATTCCGATCGGGCTGCTGCTCGGCATCCTGCTCGCGTTCCGCCGGCTCGCGACCTCGTCCGAGCTCGACGTGCTGCGCGGCGTCGGCATGAGCTACAGCCGGCTGCTGCGCGTGCCGTACATGTACACGATCGCGCTGGCGCTCACGAACCTCGCCATCGTCGGCTATGTCCAGCCGATCGCCCGCTATTATTACGAGGGGCTGCGGTTCGAGCTGCGCACCGGCGCGCTCGGCGCCTCGATCAAGGTCGGTGAGTTCACCAATCTCGGCGACCGGATGACGATGCGCATCGAGCAGAGCAAGGACAAGGGCCGCGAGCTGTCGGGCATCTTCGTCCATGCGCAGTCGCAGAACGGCGACTGGGTCGGGGTGACCGCCGATCGCGGCAAGTTCCTCGCGACCGATGATCCCAACGTCATCATCTTCCGCCTGGCGAACGGCACGCTGATCCACAACCGGCCCGAGTTCAAGGCGCCGCGCGTGCTGACGTTCAGCAGCCACGATCTGCCGATCAACCTGCCGAAATTCGGCAATTTCCGTGTCCGCGGCGGCCGCAACCTCGAATACACGCTGCCCGAACTGGCGCGGCAGGGCAAAAGCGCGGCGAGCCTCGAGGCGCGCGACAGCAGCCGGTCGGAATTCCACTTCCGCCTGGCCGAGGTCGCGACGATGTTCCTGCTGCCGATGCTCGCACTCGCGCTCGGCGTGCCACCCAAGCGATCCTCGTCCGCGTTCGGCGTGTTCCTCGCGATCGTGATGATCGTCACCTATCACAAGGTGAACCAGTACGCCGCCGACATCGGCGAGCTCGGCCGGATCGACCCGATCATCGCGCTGTGGGTGCCGTTCACGATCTTCGCCGGGCTGATCCTCTGGATGTACTATACGATCGCCTATGTCCCCGGCGGGCAGCCGATCGGCGCGCTCGAACGCGTCTTCTCCAAGGCCGCGAAGGCGATCACCAGCCGCCTTCCCGGGCGCCGTAGAGATGTGGGTAGAGATCTGGCCCCCGGAGTGCCGGCATGA
- a CDS encoding NAD-dependent epimerase/dehydratase family protein has translation MILAITGGTGFVGSHLIDHALESGHTVRALARKPQAPRIGVTWVEGALDRPISLGKLVAGADAVIHVAGVVNADRRGFVEGNVAGTEGILAATRAAGIRRFVAVSSLAAREPELSVYGWSKAQADERTRISGLDWTIVRPPAIFGPRDHEILELFQMAKRRFVPLPPAGGRLSALYVEDLTALLLALVEDTTTVGRILEPDDGTPNGWDHRDFIRAIGAAMGVPVTPMPLPPALLKAVSVVDRGLRGRKARLTADRVRYFCHPDWVSHARPPATLWRPSVSTPDALAITAAWYRAAGLL, from the coding sequence GTGATCCTCGCCATCACCGGCGGGACCGGATTCGTCGGCAGCCATTTGATCGACCATGCGCTGGAGAGCGGCCACACCGTCCGCGCGCTCGCGCGCAAGCCGCAGGCACCGCGGATCGGCGTGACCTGGGTCGAAGGCGCGCTGGACCGCCCGATCAGTCTCGGCAAGCTCGTCGCCGGCGCCGACGCGGTGATCCATGTCGCGGGCGTGGTCAATGCGGACCGGCGCGGCTTCGTCGAAGGCAATGTCGCCGGGACCGAGGGCATTCTCGCCGCGACCAGGGCGGCGGGGATCCGGCGGTTCGTCGCGGTGTCGTCGCTCGCCGCGCGCGAGCCCGAGCTGTCGGTCTATGGCTGGTCGAAGGCACAGGCCGACGAGCGCACGCGGATTTCGGGTCTCGACTGGACGATCGTCCGGCCGCCCGCGATCTTCGGGCCACGCGACCACGAGATCCTCGAGCTGTTCCAGATGGCGAAGCGCCGCTTCGTGCCGCTACCCCCCGCGGGCGGGCGGCTGTCGGCGCTGTATGTCGAGGACCTGACCGCACTGCTGCTTGCGCTGGTCGAGGACACGACGACGGTCGGGCGCATCCTCGAACCCGACGACGGCACCCCGAACGGCTGGGATCACCGCGACTTCATCCGCGCGATCGGTGCGGCGATGGGGGTGCCGGTGACGCCGATGCCGTTGCCGCCCGCGCTGCTCAAGGCAGTGTCGGTCGTCGACCGCGGTCTTCGCGGCAGAAAGGCGCGGCTGACCGCCGACCGGGTCCGCTATTTCTGCCACCCCGACTGGGTGTCGCACGCCCGGCCCCCCGCCACGCTGTGGCGGCCGTCGGTATCGACGCCCGACGCGCTGGCGATCACCGCCGCATGGTATCGGGCGGCGGGGCTGCTATAG